The Syntrophaceae bacterium DNA segment CGTGATCCTCCCCGCCTCTCCGGGCTTTCCGCAAAACAGGATCCGCGCCGAAGGATCGGCAACCATTCACAAAAATTTCAAGGACATCGCCCGGGACCGGGCTGTCGAAAACGCGCAGCGGAACGCCGTGGAACAGGCCGTCGGCGTGATGATCAGCTCCCGGACGGAGGTCGAGAATTACACCGTCAAGCTGGACCAGATCCTGGCCGAGGCGGACGGCTTCATCAATGCCTATTCCATCGTTTCGGAGAAGCAGGACGGGAAGACCTACACGGTGGTCATCGACGCCGACGTCGGCACCGGCCGCCTGCAGGAGCGGATGAAGGCGATCCGGCTCATCGTGTCCCGCAAGGCGAAGCCCCGCCTGATGATCCGCTTCAGCGGCGGGGAGGCGAAGGATGCCCTGGCCGAGTCCGTCATGTCCCGGTATTTCATGGAGCAGGGATTTCATGTCGTGGATGCCGAGACAGTGAAAAAAAATAGCGATGTCGACGAAATGGACAAGGCCGAGGGGGACCGGCGCAAACTCTCCCGAATGGCCCGCGGAATCGGGGCGGAAGTCCTGGTGGCCGGCCGGGTGGAGACGGCCACCAGCGCATTCACCATCAGCAACATCGAGATGCATTCCAACAAGGTGACCGTCTCGGCCAAGGTCATCAACGGCGACACGGGAGAAGTCATTGCCGCCGACTCCGCCGCCGCCTCAAAGCCCGGTGTGAAAGGCGACTGGAAGGAGATCACCGAGGATGCCACGGGCAGGCTGTCCCGGGCCCTCTTCGACGGGATCCTGAGCCGGTGGACCGCCGACCTCGTGAAGGCCTCCACGTTCAAGCTCGTCATATCGGGCCTCGATTCCTACGATGATCTGGTCTCTTTCAAGGAGCTGATGTCTCATGAAGTCAAAGGGTATCGGGAGGCTCATCAACGTTCCTTCAGCAGGGGGCAGGTTGACCTGGACGTCGAGGTGAGGGGCACCATCCGGGGATTTGCCGACGATCTTGCCGCCCTGTCCTTCAAATCCCGCAAGGTCAAGATTGTCGAAATTACACAGAACCGGATTCGGGCGAGGCTCGTCCACTGATCCTGCCCTCAGGTCGTTACGGGGGAAGTGCCCGGGTACTTCCCGGCCGATGAATCAACGCGAAGGAGGTTGCCATGCACCGGACTCACTGGAAGGAATTCCTGCTCCTGACCGCCCTGCTCCTGCTGGCCGGATGCGCCATGAGCGAGAACTACAAGATGGGCCAGGATCTGATGGGCCAGAACCGTCCGGAGGAGGCGATCGCCTATTTCGAGGCCGCTGTACTGGAGAGCCGCGACAACACCGAGTATCAGGCCGCCCTTCAGCAGGCGCGGCAGAAGGGCGCCGCGGGCCGTCTGGAGCGGGTCCGGAAGGCATACGAAGCCCTGAAGGAGCCCGACGCCACGGTCCTCGACCGGGTTTTGAAGGATGCCGATTCCTTGGCCGCAATGGATCCCTCCAGCCGCGAGATCAAGGCGTTTCGGGATTCCGTGAAGAATCGGCTCGATGCCCTCCTGGGCCAGGCAAAGAACCTCTATGCCCAGGCGGACCTGGACATTCAGAAAGAAGACTGGAACGCGGCCCGCACAAAGCTCCTCCAGGTCAACCGGATTTTCCCGAACTACGAGGAGACCGCAACCAGACTGGCGCGGGTAAACCAGGAGGGGGCAAGGCAGCTTTACCAGCAGGGGGTTTCCCTCAGCAAGCAGGAGGACTGGAAGACGGCCGCCCAGGCCTTCCAGGCCGCCATGGAGATGAACCCCAACTTCCTCGACGTGGCCGCCCTGTACAAAATCGCCGTGGCCAACGACAATGCGGCCTACTTCCTGGGGGAAGGGGAGAAGGCCGAGAAGGCAAAGCAATGGGACCGGGCGATCTTCTGCTACCAGCGGGCCCGGGAATACGAGCCGAGCAACCAGGATCTCGCCAAGAAGCTGGAAAACCTGAGAGTGAAAACCGGCCAGATCTTCTTCGAGGAAGCGGAGAAACTGGTGAGCCAGGGAAGATTGAACCCGGCCGTCCGGAAGATCGAATCCGTGAAGCGCTACCTGCCGTCCATGCAGGAGGAACCGGTCTTCCGGGACCTGCTGGCCAGGGCGACGTCCCGGCTCATTGAACGGGGCAACCGGTTCAACGAACGGGAGCTGTGGGGAAACGCCCTGATGTGGTACCAGAAGGCCGAATCCCTGAGTCCGAATCACCCGGAACTCTTCCAGAAAATTCAGGACGCCCGGGAGCGGATCGGCAAGCGGATCCGCAAGTCCATCGCCGTCTTCGATTTTTCAAGCCCCAGCAACGACAAGGACGCCGGCAAGATGGCGGCGGACAAGCTCGTGGCGTACCTCTACCAGAAGGCCAGCAGCGATCTCCGGATCATTGAGCGGGAAAACCTCCAGAACATCCTTCGGGAGATGCAACTCGGCCAGACCGGCCTCGTGGACGTGAAATCCGCCCAGGCCATCAAGATGCGCGGCATCGACACCTTTATCATGGGGAACGTCCTGAAGGTCATGGCCACCAAGGCGGATACGGCCAGCAACAACCAGGTGCGGGTCCTGCTGGACGAGGAGGACGTCCCCAACCCGGAGTGGCAGACCTGGCTGATCATGCATCCCAGGCCCACGAGCGAGGAAATGAAGACGGCTCCGCCGAAGACGATGAAGAAGCGCAATTACCAGTTCGTCACGTACAAGCAGGGCAACGCACGGATCGTGGCCCTCTTCGACGTATCCTACAAGCTGGTGGACACGACCACCGGAGAAAACATCTTCACGAACACCATCGAGGGGCGCCTGATCAAGGAAGACAAATACCAGGACGGCGTTCCCATGGCGAACATCCCCCAGGATCCGCTGCAGCTTCCCACGGAAGCGGAGGTCCTGTCCGAGCTGACGAACGGAAAAATCTCGGAGATGGGCCAGAGCGTCCTGAGGCATTTCCAGAGCCTCGAAGTGGAATACTTCAATGCGGGGGAGCAGCTTCGCAAACGGCGCAAGTTTGAGGAGGCGGTGGAGAAATACGTGGACGCTCTTTACGACATCAAGCTGAAGGGAATCTCCACGGCGGTGGCCCAGAAATCCCAGGAGATGATCGACGGCCTTCTCCAGGAACAGTAACAAGGCGGGACCCATGGCCGGATTGGAACGTGACAAGGGCCCGTCGGGATCCCCGGGCCGATTTCGGATTCGCGGGATACCCCGTCTGCTCCTGGCGACGCTCGTTATCGCCCTGCTGGCCGTCCCTTCGTCGAGCCGGTCGGCGGTTCCCGTCAAGACCGCCGTCTTCAATTTCAGCGCCCGCAACCTGGAGGCCTCCGGCTATGGAACGACGGTCACCAACACACTCCTTGTCCATCTCAAGAACCGGGGAGAATTTTCCGTTCTCGACAGGAAGGAACTGGAGAGCTTTCTTGCGATGAACGATCTCCGGCAGGACGAGCACCTGGACAACGTGGCCCTCATCGGGAACCGCCTCGGTCTGAACATCATCGTGACGGGGAGCGTGGAGCGAAACGGGACGATCCTGACGATCCGCTGCAACGTGGTACAGGTCGAACAGAAAAAGCCCATTCTGGACGTCCGGCTGACCGCCTTCGGAGACGAGGGGCTTGCCCGGGAACTGAACAGCCTGGGTGACATGATCGCCGGCGCCGTGACGGACCTGGGGCGGGAGCGGGAAGATGCCTTCTCCCTCCGGGCGCCCGTCAACATCCGGAAGAAGTCGGGGAACATGAAGATCCAGCTGTCCTGGGAGAACCCGCCCGGAGCGGCGGCCATCGCCGGCTGGGAAGTGTTCCGGGGCACCTCCCCGGAAGGACCCTTCGCGCGGATCGCCCAGGTCAACCGCTCCGAGTTCTGGGACCAGGCGGTGGAACGGAACCGGACGTATCATTACAAGGTCCGCTCCTTCAGCAGCCGGGGCGGATACAGTGAGTTTTCCGCCGTCGTCGCCGCCGAGTCGGCTCCCACACCGAACCCGCCGGTCATCCTGAGGGCCGACTCACGGGTCCGGAGTGTTCAGCTGGTTCTGCTGCCCAGCCCGGCGCGCGGCGACGATCCGTTTCGGTTCAAGGGATACAGGCTGTATCGTGCCGGGGAGGAAGGCCCGTTCCGCGAGCTGAAAAACATCCCCGTTCCGGACGCGAGGCCGGGCATGGACGCCGTGGAGGCGGGCAAAGTGATCGCCGTCGATTCGGCGATCCGGGACGGAGAGCGGTATTATTACCGGGCGACGGCGTACAACGAAAAGGAACTGGAGAGCGATTATTCCCGCGCCCTCATCGGCTCCGCTCTGCCTCGTGTACAGGATGTCCGGGCGGAGGGGGAGAGGATCCGGGAGATTCCCCTGTCCTGGAGGGCCGTCCCGTCGCCGTTCATTCGCGGATACCACGTCTACCGGAGCGAGAGCCCCGGCGGAAATTTCGCCGTGATTCTGAGCATCCCAACCACCGAGGCCGGAACGGACAGTCGTGTCTCGGTGGTCGATGCGAAAGGGCTGGGAGACAGGAAAACCTATTATTACCGGGTAACGGCCTATGAGGAAGGCGGAGCCGAAACGACGCCCTCGGAAACCGCGTCGGCGGTCACCCGGGGCAGGCCTCCGACACCCAGGGATTTCAGGGCGGAAGTGGGCCGGGTGAAGCGCATCCCCCTCGCGTGGCAACCGAGTGCCCTGGATGATGTGCTGGGATACCGCATTTACCGGTCGGTCCGGAAGGAGGGTCCGTTCGAGTCCCTCCGCGTGATATCGGGCCGACAGTCCGACGGTTACGTTGACGACGGCGGCGCCCTCGGAGACGGGACTGCGTATTTTTACCGGATCACTGCATACAATCGGGTGGACGCCGAGAGCGAGCCGTCGGAGGTTGTAACGGCGGCGACGAAGGCAAGGCCGAAGCCTCCCGCCGGGTTCCGGGGCGAAACGGAGGGCGGCAAGGCCGTTCTCCGCTGGCAGGCCAATGCGGAGCCCGATATCGCACGGTACGACATCTTCGAACGGAGTTATTTCGGCCTGGAGAAGATTGCAGCCGCAACCGGTACGTTCCATTCGCTGGGGGACATGACCAAGGGAAAAAGCAGGGTTTTCTGCCTCCGGGCGGTGGACCGGAGCGGCCTGGAAAGCGAAGCAAGCCCGGAGATCACCGTCACAGCGCCATAACGGGGTGGATCCGGTTCCCGGATCAGGAGGAAATGATGACAGACCGGAAGCTGCAAAAAGCGAGTCGGCGAATCGCCGGAGTCGTGAAAATTCTGGCTGCGATCGCCGTTGCGGCGGCGTTCCTGGCGGCGTCTCCGATTGCGGGAGCGGCCGAAGGAAGGTATCAGGTCGTGGCCGGAACCGACGAGAAGGCCTACCTGGTGGACACGAGTACAGGGGCCGTATGGATCCTGACACACCGGGCCATGGCCACGGGCCGCGAGCCCATCGCCATTCCCTACAAGTTCATCAAGGTATCTCCGAAAATGGCAAATCCGTTCCTGGATGTCGAGACGATCCGGGAGGTTTCCATGCCTCCCGAGAAAGGCAGGGATCGGGAAGCCCGATAGCCTTCGAGTGCGCATGTCCGCATCAAGACAAACCATCCCGCGAAGCGCCGCAGGGCTGGCGGCGAAGCAGACAGACCGGATCGACTGATATGGTCCATTGTATTCCTCCATGCGGGTTCGCCCGCTGCTATGTCCTGTCGGACCGTGAGGGTCTGGCGGTGGTTGACGTCGGCAGTGTCGGCGCGGCGGACGACGTGGTCGGCTTCATCGGCAGCCAGCCCGGTCTGTCCATGGCCCAGGTCCGTTTTGTCCTGGCCACTCACTTTCACGTCGACCACATCGGGGGAGTGGCCCGTTTCCTCGAATTCTGCGCTCCCGGCACGAAGGTTTTCCTCCATCCCCTGGCGATGCAATACCTGCAGGGGAAGCGGGAACTCTGCTTCCTCAAGGGGTGGGTTCCGGGCTTTCTCTCCGCTGCCCTGGTATCGATGGGCTATGTCCGCCGCCTGTCCCATCTGGATTTCGGTCCCCTGGCGGGGATCCCGTTGCCCATCCTGAGGGACCGTCGCAGCTTCGGGGTGGATGCGGACAGGCTTCTGGCGCTGAACGGCGGGGGCCGGACGCGTTATCCCCTCGGTTTTGGGGGATGGGAGGTCCTGGAAACCCCGGGGCACACGGAAGACTCGATCTGCCTCTACCAGGAGGCGGAGGGACGGCTCCTGACCGGGGATACGATCCTGAATCTGGACGGGATACGGGGACCCGAACTGAATCGCTTCTGCTGGAACAAGCGGGAAATCCGCCGTTCCTTCGACATGTTGAAAGCGGAATTGTCGCCCCGGACGCTCTATCCGGGACATGGGGAAGTATACTCGAGCAACGGGGAGAACGTCCTGTCATTCGTCCGGGCAGCCTGAAGGGAGCAGATGCTCCTTCACCCGGCCGGGACGGGTGGCTCCTGATCGGGGCCCGTCCCCCGGATGCACCAGGACGGAATGAGTGAAAAAGACACGGGTTCTGCAAGGAGGAGACATGAACGACAAGCATCCTGTACCGTGGAAAGTCCTGGCGGTCGTTTTGCTGCTGCTGATCTGCCAGGGGTGCGCCGTTGTTACCGAGAGCACGGTGGTCACTCCGCCGATCCGGAGCCTGTTCGAGGGCACGTACAAGACGGATCCGTTCATGGCCCGGAACATGCCCAAAACCGTGGCCGTCCTTCCCTTCGTCAACGAGGCCGAGAGCCAGAAGGGGTCGGAGGAGGTCCGCCGGGGATTCTACAACCATTTCAGCTCTCTGCCGTTCGCGGACATGCAACTGCAGCGGGTGGACAGCCTGCTCCGCAAGGCGGATCTGATGGGGGACCCGAAGGAACTGTCAAAGAAGACGCCCCAGGAACTGGGGAAGATCCTCGGGGTCGATGCCGTCGTCTACGGGACCGTCTCCAACTTCGACAAGCTCTTCCTGGCCCTGTACTCCCAGGTCTCCGTGGGGGCCGACGTGAAGATGTACGACACGAAAACGGGCCATTTCCTCTGGAGCGGCAAGCATACGGCCCGGATCCATGAGGGCGGCATCTCCACGACGCCCGTGGGAATCGTCGCCGTCGTCATCGCCACGTCCCTCAACATGCGGGACATCCAGCTGCTGCGGGCGTGCGACGACCTCTTCCGGGACATGGTGAAGACGATTCCGATACCGAGCCTGGCGGAGGCACTGCGGCCGCCCGCCATCGCACTCCTGACCCAGGACACGAAAAACCTGCCGAAGAAGGCCGGCGACGAGATCAAGGTGGTCCTCCAGGGTACGCCGAAGATGATGGCCTCCTTCTCGATCGGAGATTACCGGAAGCACATCGACATGCAGGAGACGGAACCGGGATGGTACCTGGGGACCTACCGGGTGGTTCCGGGGGACAACGTCCGCCAGGCCATCATCACCGGGAGGCTGGCCCTCGCCAACGATCCCGGCAACTTCTCCGAGTGGGTGGACGCCGTCGGGTCCGTTTCCCTCAAGACGACGCCGCCCGACGCCCCGGCGAACGCCGCCGCGGTGGGGAGGGACCGCATCGTCCAGCTTCGCTGGAACCGGTCCACCGATCCGGATCTGGCTGGATACCGGGTCTACCGGAGCGCAACTCCGCTCAGCGGCTATGTCGAGGCGGCGAAGACGGAATTCACGGAGTTCACGGACAGGGATCCGTCCCTCAGGAACGGAACCGCGTACTACTACCAGATAACCGCCGTCGATCTGGCGGGAAACGAGAGCACGCGGAAGGGTGCCGTTGCCGGCATGCCCGTCGCGCCGGGACCCACCCCGGTTTCGGGGATCATCGAGGCCGACACCACATGGCACGCCGGTGCCAGTCCCTATGTCCTGGAAGGGCCGGTGACGGTCCGGGACCAGGCGGTCCTGACCATTCAGCCGGGTACGGAAATCCGCTCCAAGGATGCGCCCCTGACGGTGGAGGGGCGGTTGATGGCCCGGGGGGACTCGGAGCACATCATCGTCTTCGACTCCGCCCAGGAGGGGAAGATGTGGCCCGGCATCCACTTCCGGAACGTGAAGGACAAGGAGAACGCCCTGAGCTACGTCCGGATCCGGAACGCCCGGCGGGCCGTCGACTGCGAGGCGTCGTCGCCCGTCGTGGAGTCCTCGGAGCTGACGGAAAATGACACGGCCTTCCGGGCCTCCGGGGCCTTTTCCAAACCGCGCCTCCTGAAATCTCGTGTTGCCCGGAACCGGCAATCCGCCGTGATTGCCGTCGACGGCGCGGAGCCCCTGATTGCGGACAACGCCATCGAGGACAACCTGAACGCAGGCATCCTCGTGGAGCGGGCAGCCCCGGTGATTCAGAGGAACAGCGTCTCCCGGAACCACGGCTCCGGAATCGTCGTGGCGGGAGGAAATCCCTCCATTACGGAGAACAACGTTTCGGACAACCAGCCGTTCAACGCCCTGGCCCCCTCCTCCGGCGATTCCGTGAAGGCCCGCGGCAACTGGTGGGGTAGCGCCAAGGGACTGGACGTGCTGGCGGGAGTCCAGGGGAAGGTGGATGTGCAGAGCATCCTGGGCTCCCCCTGGCCGGGAGGGAAATCCCTTGAACTTCCGGTTCTTCCCTCACGGATCGGAGGCCGCGTAACGGCGGATGCCTATCTGATCCAGTCGAACAGCCCCTACACGGTCACGAAGGACCTGATCCTCGACGAAGGGGCCGTCCTCACCATCGAGCGGGGCGTCACCGTCCGGTTCGACCAGAACACGGCCATCGTGGCCGAGAATGGCGGGGTGATCGCCCGGGGCACCCGGGACCTGCCGATCCTGTTCACCGCCTCCGGGGCGTCTCCCTCGCCGGGCTTCTATGTCAGCGCTTTCCGCCAGGCGAAACCCACGACGGTCAACAGCGCCTTCTCCTGGTGTGTCGTGAAGTACGCCGAGACAGCCTTCGACATTCACTTCGGCAGCCCCGAGATCAGCCACTGCCACGTGGCCGAGAACAGCCAGTGCGGGGTCTTCTGCCGGAACGACGCCTCCCCCCGCATCTCTTACAACACCTTCACGGGGAACCGGGGAGAGGGAGCGGTCAAGTGCGTCGGGGCGTCGCGTCCCCTGATCCAGCGGAACAACTTTGAAAGGAACGAGGTGGCCATTCAGAGCTTCTCTTCCCTGTACATCGATGCGCGGCAGAACTGGTGGGGCAAGAGCCCGCCGGACATGCGGATGATCTTCGGCGACCCGGAAAAGAACGTGAATATCCGTCCCTGGCTGGAGAAGCCGGAGCCGGATGCCTTTCGGGAAACGAGATAGGACCGGACGAGGGTGCTTTTTCCTCCTTGAATTGGGAAAAAGCTTTGTGCTACCCTCCCTCCCCGACACGAACAAAATTGACTGTATCATCATCAGGAGGTTGAAATGAGATCGAAGGTTCTGGTTTTCGCGGGAGTCCTCGCGGGTGTACTGTTTGTTCTGACCGGCGCTGGCTTCTGCCAGCAGGGGCAGGCGGCGGGTGACGGCAAGGTAACCCTGGACAAGTGGAACAAGATCATCGAGGCCAAGGTGGCGGAAACCACGCCGGACGGAAAGGGTCTCATCAACTATGAGGAAGGCTACATCGAGTCCGTCGGGATCGGAGCTCCTCCCGAGAAGTATTACGGCAAGCCCCAGGCGCGGCCGATGGCTCTCCGGGCGGCCCAGGTGGACGCATACCGGAACCTCCTGGAGGTGACCAAAGGAGTCCAGATCGATTCCCAGACGACCGTGAAAGATTTCGTCACCGAGAGCGACATCATCAGTGCCAGCGTCTCCGGCCTCGTGAAGAACGCCAAGGTAACGAACCGGGAGTACATGTCCGACGGAACGGTTGAAGTGACCGTGCGGATGTACATGTCCGGGTCGTTCGTCAGGACGATCCTGCCGAAGGCCATCGCCGACGACAAGAAGACCGACATGCCGCCCATGCCCTTGAGGCCAAAGCCCGGAAAGGCGGAGGATATCTTCACGGGGCTGGTCATTGACGCCCGGGGGCTCGGCGCCCGTCCGGCCATGTCCCCCAAGGTGTTTGACGAGAACGGGAAGGAAGTGTACGGCACCCTCGTGGTGAACAAGGAATACGCCGTTCAGCAGGGCATCAGCGGGTATGCCCGGGATCTTTCCGCCGCCCAGGGGAATCCCAGGGTGACGAACAATCCCATAACGGTCAAGGCCATGAGTGCCGAGGGCGCGGGCAAGTCGGATCTGAAGATCGCCTCCGAAGACGCCCAGAAGCTCCGTGCCGTGAAAGAGAACGTGGCCTTTCTCCAGAAGTGCCGCGTCATGATCGTGCTGGATTGATCCCGATCCGGTCAAACCATGCCGGCGGGCGGAAAATCGACGGCAGATCAATAGGATAAAAGGAAACCGCAGTCTGCCCTTTGACGGGATCGGCTGCGGTTTCCTTTTGGAGGAACCCGTGCCGGGAAAGATTCACCTGCTTCCGGAAGAGCTGACCTCCCGCATCGCCGCGGGCGAGGTCGTCGAGCGCCCCGCTTCCATCGTCAAGGAGCTCCTGGAGAACGCTCTGGACGCGGGGGCGACGGATCTGCTGGTGGTCCTCGAGGGGGGGGGAGCCGTCTCCATCCGTATTGCAGACAACGGCACCGGTATCGACCCTGAAGAGGCGCCGCTTGCTTTTCAGCGCTACGCCACCAGCAAGATCACCCATTTCGAGGATCTCTGGTCGGTCCGTTCCTTCGGATTCCGCGGCGAGGCCCTGCC contains these protein-coding regions:
- a CDS encoding DUF799 family lipoprotein; this translates as MNDKHPVPWKVLAVVLLLLICQGCAVVTESTVVTPPIRSLFEGTYKTDPFMARNMPKTVAVLPFVNEAESQKGSEEVRRGFYNHFSSLPFADMQLQRVDSLLRKADLMGDPKELSKKTPQELGKILGVDAVVYGTVSNFDKLFLALYSQVSVGADVKMYDTKTGHFLWSGKHTARIHEGGISTTPVGIVAVVIATSLNMRDIQLLRACDDLFRDMVKTIPIPSLAEALRPPAIALLTQDTKNLPKKAGDEIKVVLQGTPKMMASFSIGDYRKHIDMQETEPGWYLGTYRVVPGDNVRQAIITGRLALANDPGNFSEWVDAVGSVSLKTTPPDAPANAAAVGRDRIVQLRWNRSTDPDLAGYRVYRSATPLSGYVEAAKTEFTEFTDRDPSLRNGTAYYYQITAVDLAGNESTRKGAVAGMPVAPGPTPVSGIIEADTTWHAGASPYVLEGPVTVRDQAVLTIQPGTEIRSKDAPLTVEGRLMARGDSEHIIVFDSAQEGKMWPGIHFRNVKDKENALSYVRIRNARRAVDCEASSPVVESSELTENDTAFRASGAFSKPRLLKSRVARNRQSAVIAVDGAEPLIADNAIEDNLNAGILVERAAPVIQRNSVSRNHGSGIVVAGGNPSITENNVSDNQPFNALAPSSGDSVKARGNWWGSAKGLDVLAGVQGKVDVQSILGSPWPGGKSLELPVLPSRIGGRVTADAYLIQSNSPYTVTKDLILDEGAVLTIERGVTVRFDQNTAIVAENGGVIARGTRDLPILFTASGASPSPGFYVSAFRQAKPTTVNSAFSWCVVKYAETAFDIHFGSPEISHCHVAENSQCGVFCRNDASPRISYNTFTGNRGEGAVKCVGASRPLIQRNNFERNEVAIQSFSSLYIDARQNWWGKSPPDMRMIFGDPEKNVNIRPWLEKPEPDAFRETR
- a CDS encoding MBL fold metallo-hydrolase, with translation MVHCIPPCGFARCYVLSDREGLAVVDVGSVGAADDVVGFIGSQPGLSMAQVRFVLATHFHVDHIGGVARFLEFCAPGTKVFLHPLAMQYLQGKRELCFLKGWVPGFLSAALVSMGYVRRLSHLDFGPLAGIPLPILRDRRSFGVDADRLLALNGGGRTRYPLGFGGWEVLETPGHTEDSICLYQEAEGRLLTGDTILNLDGIRGPELNRFCWNKREIRRSFDMLKAELSPRTLYPGHGEVYSSNGENVLSFVRAA